One stretch of Candidatus Saccharibacteria bacterium oral taxon 488 DNA includes these proteins:
- the pyk gene encoding pyruvate kinase, translated as MSNTIFKRTKILATIGPATMSQDKISQLMQAGVNGFRLNFSHGSYDERREQIDWIRTASHEQGKPVAILQDLQGPKIRLGVLKDNMLTVRAGDMLTLDSSITEHDGSFNLPVQYNLAEKMKVGEPLYMFDGKIKSIVREIAGPTAIKVEVQNDGFLMSRKGLNLPDTDFGGDILTPKDIADIEWAAGQDFDYVALSFVQTEDDIIDLRSRLTALGSDAYIIAKIETKSAISDEHLEEIVKASDGIMVARGDLAVEAGAEIVPVIQRRIIALCRKYSKLSIVATQMMGSMVDNPEPSRAEVSDVANAVIQGADTVMLSDETANGKYPIETVQAMRRTIMYTQEHSDVMAVESGEKRRKHDALLSYTAARLATELKAGAIIAETSTGVTAVNVGAFRPNMPIISVTDSQKTAQKLALSYATRSYVRPSGLGSANKLAEELKAEGYFGEDPVTLVLVSGHQPGRPGKTDNIQIRTMD; from the coding sequence ATGAGTAACACAATTTTTAAACGTACCAAGATCCTAGCGACTATCGGTCCGGCAACGATGAGTCAGGATAAAATTAGTCAACTTATGCAGGCCGGTGTCAATGGCTTTCGTCTGAATTTCAGCCACGGTAGTTATGATGAGCGGCGTGAGCAAATCGACTGGATTCGCACGGCCAGTCATGAGCAGGGCAAACCAGTTGCCATTCTCCAAGACCTTCAAGGTCCAAAAATCCGCCTCGGTGTTCTCAAAGACAACATGCTGACGGTGCGGGCTGGTGATATGCTGACGCTTGATTCGTCAATCACAGAACATGACGGAAGCTTTAATCTGCCTGTCCAGTATAACCTCGCTGAAAAAATGAAAGTTGGCGAGCCGCTGTATATGTTTGATGGCAAGATCAAGTCGATCGTTCGTGAAATTGCTGGTCCAACGGCCATCAAGGTTGAGGTGCAGAATGACGGATTTTTGATGAGCCGTAAAGGGTTGAATCTGCCAGATACCGATTTTGGTGGTGATATCTTGACGCCAAAAGATATCGCCGATATTGAGTGGGCGGCTGGTCAAGATTTTGATTATGTGGCACTCAGTTTTGTACAAACGGAGGACGATATTATCGATCTGCGCTCGCGACTGACGGCGCTGGGCTCGGATGCGTATATCATTGCCAAAATCGAGACCAAGTCAGCGATCTCTGATGAGCATCTGGAGGAGATCGTCAAGGCGAGTGACGGCATTATGGTGGCGCGTGGTGACTTGGCGGTTGAAGCCGGGGCGGAGATCGTGCCAGTTATCCAACGGCGTATTATCGCTCTTTGTCGTAAATATTCTAAGCTCAGTATCGTCGCGACACAGATGATGGGCAGTATGGTTGACAATCCTGAGCCATCTCGCGCCGAAGTGAGCGACGTTGCCAATGCAGTCATCCAGGGTGCCGACACGGTGATGTTGTCGGATGAAACGGCCAACGGTAAATATCCGATCGAGACAGTGCAGGCGATGCGCCGAACGATTATGTACACCCAGGAGCACAGTGATGTCATGGCGGTTGAGTCGGGCGAAAAGCGCCGTAAGCATGATGCGCTGCTCAGCTACACGGCGGCGCGGTTGGCTACTGAACTTAAGGCGGGAGCAATCATTGCTGAGACCAGCACCGGTGTAACCGCGGTGAATGTCGGTGCCTTTCGGCCGAATATGCCGATTATTAGCGTCACCGATAGCCAAAAAACGGCCCAGAAATTAGCGTTAAGTTATGCTACGCGCTCATACGTTCGCCCAAGTGGTCTGGGGTCGGCGAATAAGTTAGCAGAGGAATTGAAAGCCGAAGGTTACTTTGGCGAGGATCCAGTGACGCTGGTATTGGTCAGCGGCCATCAACCGGGCCGGCCGGGCAAGACTGACAATATCCAGATCCGGACAATGGACTAG
- the rnc gene encoding ribonuclease III, which translates to MSGMNTAPYQEFAREKLGFEFNNLDLLITALTHRSYVNEHRKSVHEHNERLEFLGDAVLELAVTEYLFTHFSEPEGVLTAWRAALVRTESIGDAGDTLGYGPLIRMSKGEKNGSDRAHLQILANAFEAVIGAIYLERGFDDARDFIHKHIIVKLDGILESGSWRDPKSYLQEISQRVDGQTPVYKVLGEEGPDHDKVFTLGVFVGETLMGRGVGPSKQVAQQQAARQAIARYRAADFE; encoded by the coding sequence ATGAGCGGGATGAATACGGCGCCGTATCAGGAGTTTGCGCGTGAGAAGTTGGGGTTTGAGTTTAATAATTTGGATCTGTTGATTACGGCTTTGACGCATCGTAGCTACGTTAATGAACACAGAAAATCAGTCCACGAGCATAACGAGCGGTTGGAATTCCTCGGTGATGCGGTGTTGGAGCTAGCGGTAACGGAATATTTGTTTACGCATTTTTCTGAGCCGGAAGGAGTTTTGACTGCGTGGCGGGCGGCACTGGTGCGGACGGAAAGTATCGGCGATGCGGGTGATACCTTGGGTTACGGGCCGCTGATTCGCATGTCAAAGGGTGAGAAAAATGGTTCGGATCGGGCACACTTGCAGATTTTGGCCAACGCGTTTGAGGCAGTCATTGGCGCGATTTACCTGGAGCGTGGCTTTGACGATGCGCGCGATTTTATTCATAAACATATCATCGTTAAGCTGGACGGGATTTTGGAATCAGGCAGCTGGCGCGATCCGAAGTCGTATTTGCAGGAAATTTCTCAGCGCGTTGATGGCCAGACGCCGGTGTATAAAGTTTTGGGCGAGGAAGGCCCAGATCATGATAAGGTTTTCACGCTTGGGGTGTTCGTCGGTGAAACGCTGATGGGACGCGGCGTGGGTCCGTCCAAGCAGGTAGCTCAACAGCAAGCCGCCCGTCAAGCGATCGCTCGATATCGGGCAGCGGATTTTGAATAG
- a CDS encoding NUDIX domain-containing protein — translation MPMKTSSFDHIKKYFGGRKKPSIQEIVREPTAGGVVFRRNKKGDVEFLLYQDARDRWTIPKGHVEPGETAQAAAKREVGEEAGLKNIEVCGWLGKINFRYRRLDKLVLISQQVYLMKALDPDEKLQKEDWMNGLAWFTFHEALDEIEYEDIGKLILLAMKRIRQENL, via the coding sequence ATGCCGATGAAGACAAGCAGCTTTGATCATATTAAGAAATATTTTGGCGGTCGCAAAAAACCGTCGATCCAAGAAATAGTTCGCGAGCCAACCGCCGGTGGTGTGGTGTTTCGACGCAATAAAAAAGGTGATGTTGAGTTTCTACTCTACCAAGACGCGCGGGATCGCTGGACAATTCCCAAGGGCCACGTTGAGCCGGGCGAGACGGCACAGGCCGCCGCCAAGCGTGAGGTTGGCGAAGAGGCTGGCCTCAAGAATATCGAGGTATGTGGCTGGCTGGGTAAAATTAATTTTCGCTATCGCCGGCTTGATAAGTTAGTGCTGATTTCGCAGCAAGTGTACCTGATGAAGGCGCTTGATCCGGACGAAAAACTGCAAAAAGAAGACTGGATGAATGGCCTGGCGTGGTTTACCTTTCATGAGGCGCTGGATGAGATCGAGTATGAGGATATTGGCAAGCTGATTCTGCTCGCTATGAAACGAATCAGGCAGGAGAATCTATAG
- a CDS encoding GNAT family N-acetyltransferase, producing the protein MDELTIERASHITESDVADITNLIAALTSKPHPADTKLLQQIIDSPSHVLLLARLSGKVVGMATVALLLGPAAGRKIYLDDFVADPTIQGRGVGSQLWDAIIDWGREQGALKLEFTSRPEREAAQQFYLKKGAVVRSTNAFAKEL; encoded by the coding sequence ATGGACGAATTGACAATTGAACGAGCATCCCACATCACTGAATCTGATGTGGCAGACATTACCAACCTTATCGCGGCGCTTACCAGCAAGCCACATCCAGCTGACACCAAGCTGTTGCAGCAGATTATCGACTCGCCGAGTCATGTGTTGCTGTTGGCACGGTTATCAGGCAAAGTCGTTGGCATGGCAACGGTGGCGTTATTACTGGGGCCAGCTGCTGGGCGCAAGATCTACCTCGACGATTTCGTTGCTGATCCGACTATCCAGGGCAGGGGCGTCGGCTCTCAACTCTGGGACGCTATCATCGACTGGGGTCGCGAGCAGGGCGCTTTGAAATTAGAATTCACATCACGCCCAGAACGTGAAGCGGCGCAGCAATTCTACTTGAAAAAGGGCGCAGTCGTACGTAGCACTAACGCTTTTGCTAAGGAATTGTAG
- the nusB gene encoding transcription antitermination factor NusB: protein MASNRHLGRIVALQTLYEIEFRQEVGDSEVDVTDILTRNLEKYKSSVDDVEFVRSLIDGVTAHKTALDAKLRPLAPEWPIEQISRIDRTVLRLGLYELLFSRAVVPPKVAINEAVELAKTFGSDNSGKFVNGVLGTAYRSLQEDADEDKQL from the coding sequence ATGGCTTCAAACCGTCACTTGGGACGAATCGTCGCATTGCAGACGCTATACGAGATCGAGTTTCGCCAGGAAGTTGGCGACAGCGAGGTTGACGTGACTGATATATTGACGCGCAATCTCGAGAAGTACAAATCATCAGTCGATGATGTCGAGTTTGTGCGAAGTCTGATCGATGGCGTCACTGCGCACAAGACAGCGCTTGATGCTAAGCTTCGTCCACTAGCGCCAGAATGGCCGATTGAGCAGATATCGCGAATTGACCGGACGGTGTTGCGGCTCGGGCTGTATGAATTATTGTTTTCTCGGGCAGTGGTGCCGCCAAAGGTGGCCATCAATGAAGCAGTGGAACTGGCAAAAACGTTTGGTTCGGATAACTCAGGGAAATTTGTGAACGGTGTGCTCGGCACAGCGTATCGCTCCCTTCAAGAGGATGCCGATGAAGACAAGCAGCTTTGA
- a CDS encoding phosphate acetyltransferase: MLVQLSIRPCFHYTIPMNQHIRDLAKILASNPPRVVFPEGNNHIIQQAARALEESGAVQPVLLDGEEDAISRGATMLTSGEADVMVAGIDHPTKDVLRAGLKIVGLAPDVRYASSFFVIDVPQFQGGEQGLLLFADCGMNIQPNAEQLAAIAMSSADSAASLGWQPRVAMLSYSTKGSAGGDSVELVTQALQLVKTGRPDILIDGELQLDAAIVPAIGQKKSPSSPVAGRANVLIFPDLDSGNIAYKLAEHLASGHAYGPILQGFARPISDLSRGSSVDDVIGATLITAGMARTS, translated from the coding sequence ATGCTCGTTCAATTGTCAATTCGTCCATGCTTCCATTATACTATACCCATGAATCAGCACATACGAGACCTAGCAAAAATTTTAGCTTCAAATCCGCCACGCGTGGTATTTCCTGAGGGCAATAATCACATCATCCAGCAGGCGGCGCGCGCACTAGAAGAAAGCGGCGCAGTGCAGCCAGTATTGCTTGATGGGGAAGAGGACGCCATCAGTCGCGGTGCAACGATGCTAACGAGCGGCGAGGCCGACGTTATGGTGGCTGGAATTGATCACCCAACGAAAGACGTGCTGCGGGCTGGGCTGAAAATTGTTGGACTGGCGCCCGATGTTCGATATGCATCCAGTTTTTTCGTGATAGACGTCCCACAGTTTCAGGGCGGCGAACAAGGTTTATTGCTCTTTGCCGACTGCGGTATGAATATTCAGCCAAACGCCGAGCAGCTGGCGGCGATTGCCATGTCCTCAGCGGATAGTGCGGCGTCGCTTGGCTGGCAGCCACGCGTGGCTATGCTGTCATATTCAACGAAAGGCAGCGCTGGCGGTGATAGTGTCGAGCTCGTCACCCAGGCACTACAACTCGTCAAGACAGGGCGACCCGATATACTCATTGATGGCGAACTACAATTAGACGCGGCAATCGTCCCTGCTATCGGCCAGAAAAAATCACCAAGCAGTCCGGTTGCTGGCAGGGCCAATGTCCTTATTTTCCCTGATCTTGATTCTGGTAATATCGCGTATAAGTTAGCCGAACATCTGGCCAGCGGCCATGCATACGGGCCAATCTTGCAAGGTTTTGCCCGGCCGATCAGCGACCTATCTCGCGGCTCTAGCGTTGATGATGTGATCGGCGCTACGCTTATTACTGCCGGTATGGCGCGAACTTCATAG
- a CDS encoding leucine--tRNA ligase, which yields MKRYNPTEIEKKWQDKWEADGTYVTDLGDTTRPKYYSLSMLPGITGAGIHIGHGRTFQFADIKARLKRQQGYNTYHPIGWDSFGLPVENYAIKVGKTPRVAHDEAKAHFIAQLKRLGFSYDWSKEISTADPEYYKWTQWIFTQLYKHDLAYQKEQPQWWCDTDNTVLANEQVEGGKCWRCGNPVTKRNLKQWFFRITAYADEILEATDDLDWTDMVKTMQKNWIGRSVGAEVEFVVEGRDDVITVFTTRPDTLFGATYVALAPEHPLVSQLVNADTRAKVEAYIQAAQKKSDVERQENKDKTGVFTGSYAINPVNGQKLPIWVADYILGGYGTGAIMAVPAHDERDLEFAEKFDLPVVQVIEKPENSADAGCYTGEGELINSGDFDGLRSEEAREQVVAWLEQQGLGRSKTTYKMRDWLISRQRYWGAPIPMVHVDGFNPIAVADECLPVILPEVGNFKPTGGNTSVLAQVDDWVRVWVDVETGKTVPITEPKPAGDNWHEGRRETDTLDGYACSSWYFLRYLDPHNDAEAWNPTRINHWMPVDYYNGADHAVAHLLYSRFWMRFFYKLGLVPTPEPFKRMMYNAYIMAPDGQKMSKSKGNVIDPMEIMDSGYGADALRVYEMFIAPYDMDAPWDPRGVPGTYRFLNRVWNVVQEFVEAVTLPPLTEAVKCSRIADASAERSREISSGDLSEECTLAEDGDVAAELLRLTHLTIKKVTRDIEDEKFNTAVAAMMEMVNGLYKFKESHGMQASEAWQFALESLLQILAPFAPHITEELWHELGHADTIHVNHWPKWDEKYLVSDVMTIIVQVNGKLRSRLELPADADKETIEQRALDDEKVRAYLDARTPKKVIYVPGKLVNIVV from the coding sequence ATGAAACGCTACAATCCGACGGAAATTGAGAAAAAATGGCAAGATAAGTGGGAGGCTGATGGTACCTATGTCACTGACCTTGGTGATACGACGCGCCCTAAGTACTATAGTCTAAGCATGCTTCCTGGTATTACTGGCGCGGGTATTCACATCGGTCACGGTCGGACGTTTCAGTTTGCCGATATTAAAGCGCGCCTCAAGCGTCAGCAGGGCTATAATACTTATCATCCAATTGGCTGGGATAGCTTTGGCCTCCCCGTAGAAAATTACGCCATCAAGGTCGGTAAAACGCCGCGAGTGGCGCACGACGAAGCCAAGGCGCATTTCATCGCTCAGCTGAAGCGCCTCGGCTTTAGCTACGATTGGTCAAAGGAGATTTCCACCGCCGACCCCGAGTACTACAAATGGACCCAGTGGATTTTTACGCAGCTGTACAAACACGATTTGGCGTACCAGAAGGAGCAGCCGCAGTGGTGGTGCGATACCGACAATACGGTGCTAGCTAACGAGCAAGTTGAGGGCGGCAAATGTTGGCGTTGCGGTAACCCCGTCACCAAGCGCAACCTCAAACAGTGGTTTTTCCGCATCACCGCCTATGCTGATGAAATTCTAGAGGCGACTGACGACCTAGACTGGACGGACATGGTCAAGACCATGCAGAAAAATTGGATTGGCCGGTCGGTTGGCGCGGAGGTTGAGTTTGTAGTTGAAGGCCGCGACGACGTCATAACTGTTTTCACCACGCGTCCTGACACGCTGTTTGGCGCGACGTATGTGGCGCTGGCGCCAGAACATCCATTGGTTTCTCAGCTAGTCAATGCCGACACGCGTGCCAAGGTTGAAGCATACATTCAAGCAGCACAGAAAAAATCCGACGTTGAACGCCAGGAAAATAAAGATAAAACCGGCGTCTTTACTGGCAGCTATGCCATCAATCCAGTCAACGGTCAGAAGCTGCCAATTTGGGTGGCGGACTACATACTCGGCGGTTACGGTACTGGCGCGATTATGGCGGTGCCGGCGCATGATGAGCGCGATTTGGAGTTTGCCGAAAAATTTGATTTGCCAGTAGTGCAAGTGATTGAAAAGCCAGAAAACTCGGCGGATGCTGGCTGCTACACGGGCGAAGGCGAATTGATTAACTCGGGCGATTTTGACGGCCTGCGCAGCGAAGAGGCTCGCGAACAGGTGGTAGCCTGGCTGGAGCAACAGGGCTTGGGCCGGAGTAAGACTACCTATAAAATGCGCGATTGGTTGATTTCTCGCCAGCGGTACTGGGGTGCGCCGATTCCGATGGTTCATGTTGATGGCTTCAATCCAATTGCGGTGGCAGATGAGTGCTTGCCAGTGATTTTGCCAGAGGTCGGGAACTTCAAACCGACGGGCGGTAATACGTCAGTCCTGGCACAAGTTGATGATTGGGTGCGCGTGTGGGTTGATGTTGAAACAGGTAAAACGGTACCGATCACCGAACCAAAGCCAGCGGGCGACAATTGGCATGAAGGGCGGCGCGAAACTGACACGCTGGACGGCTATGCCTGTTCCAGCTGGTACTTCCTGCGCTATCTTGACCCGCACAATGACGCCGAGGCGTGGAATCCGACGCGCATTAATCACTGGATGCCGGTTGATTATTACAATGGCGCCGATCACGCGGTAGCACATCTGCTGTATAGTCGTTTTTGGATGCGCTTTTTCTACAAACTCGGTTTAGTGCCGACACCGGAGCCGTTCAAGCGGATGATGTACAACGCTTACATCATGGCGCCAGATGGGCAAAAGATGAGTAAGTCCAAGGGCAACGTCATCGATCCGATGGAAATCATGGACAGTGGTTATGGCGCTGATGCGCTGCGTGTGTATGAGATGTTTATCGCACCGTACGATATGGATGCGCCGTGGGATCCGCGCGGGGTGCCGGGGACATATCGGTTCTTAAACCGAGTGTGGAATGTGGTGCAGGAATTTGTTGAGGCGGTTACATTACCTCCTCTGACAGAGGCTGTGAAGTGTTCGCGAATAGCGGACGCTTCAGCCGAACGCTCGCGAGAAATCTCCAGTGGAGATTTGAGCGAAGAGTGTACTCTGGCGGAGGATGGTGATGTAGCCGCGGAGCTGTTGCGCCTCACTCACCTTACTATCAAAAAAGTCACTCGTGACATCGAGGATGAAAAGTTCAACACGGCCGTAGCGGCGATGATGGAAATGGTCAATGGCCTATACAAGTTCAAAGAATCACACGGTATGCAAGCGTCAGAAGCGTGGCAGTTTGCTCTGGAGAGTCTGCTACAGATTTTGGCGCCATTTGCACCGCACATCACCGAAGAATTGTGGCATGAATTGGGTCACGCTGATACCATTCACGTCAATCACTGGCCAAAGTGGGATGAAAAATATCTGGTGAGCGATGTGATGACCATCATCGTTCAGGTCAATGGCAAGCTTCGATCACGGCTGGAGCTGCCGGCTGACGCTGATAAAGAGACGATTGAGCAACGAGCGCTGGATGACGAGAAGGTTCGCGCCTATCTCGACGCCCGGACACCGAAAAAGGTGATTTATGTGCCGGGGAAGTTGGTGAATATTGTTGTCTAG